The Candidatus Rubidus massiliensis DNA segment AATGAACAATTAATTCATTGTCTGCAAGATAAGCTTCCCCTTCAACTTCTACGGGATCTTCAAAGCGTAAGTCTTCTTCTTTCACTTCTAGAAAATTTGGAGATAGCTGTCCAGACAGAACTTCTGTATGCCCATCTCTTAATTGTTCTACAAAAATTTTAAAAGTATCTTGTGCCATAATGATTTTAAGAACTTAAGCTCTTATTTCTTACAGATTAAAAGGAATAAATTTATCTTAAAGGTGCTTTTTTATCCATAGTAAAATGAAACTAAATAAAGTTTTTTTAAACATTTTACTCAAGTCAAGTGAACTATTATCTCTTAATTCAATTAACTAATAACTATTTCCTACTTTTCCCTAGAAAAGATCCATTTTTTTTTTTATTATTAATCCTTTAAAACCTCTGTTGTTCGCCTTCATTAAATAAATGAGTTAATTTAAAGCGATTTGAAAGGCGACACGTAATTTAAGGTCACTTACACTATGGATGAAATCCTTTTAAATATAGAATCGAAAGAAATTCGTTATGCCCACTTAAAAAATGGTCAATTGCACACTTTAATTGTTGAAAGAAAAAAAGAGCGGCAATTAACTGGAAATATTTACAAAGGGCGTGTAAAAAATATCCTCCATAACATTCAATCGGCTTTTATCGATATTGGTGAAGAAGATAACGGCTTTATCCATATTTCAGACATCATTGAAAATACTAAAAAATTTGAACAAGTCTACGATATGGATTTTGACTTAGACTACGATATTAAAAAGATGGACGAAAAACAAACTCAAACTACAGATATCGAAGAGATGATGAAAATCGATCAGTTTGTTTTAGTGCAAGTAGTAAAAGAACCTATCGGATCTAAAGGAGCTAGACTTACCTCAAATATTTCCATTGCCGGTCGATATCTAGTTTTACTCCCCAATTCATCCCATAGAGGCGTTTCTAGAAAAATTGAAGACAGAGCGGCTAGAGAAAGACTAAAAAAATTGATACGCGCCTTTGAGATGCCCCAAGATATGGGCTTGATTTGTCGAACAGCTAGTTGTGGCGCAACGCAAGAGATGTTGATTGAAGAGGCTACTGACCTTTTAAATATTTGGAATGGAATAGTCGATTCATTTCAAAAGACAAACGAACCTTCACTATTATATGCCGAGTCAGACCTTATTAAAAAAGCGACTCTTACAGCTGTAGATAAAAAATATGATCGCATCTTAGTTGACGATTACAATGTTCACCAAGCGTGCAAAAGGATTTATAGTCGCTACGCACATGAACACCCTTTGCGCATTGATTACTATCGCGATAAAATCCCGATGTTTGAACGCTTTAATGTAGAAAGGGAAATTGAAAAAACTCTAAGGCGAAAAATTTGGCTTCCAAGTGGTGGATACCTGTTCTTTGATCGCACAGAAGCTATGCATACAGTCGATGTGAATTCAGGCAGAAGTACAAACGATAAAACGGATGTTGAAGAGTCTTTAGTTCGCATCAACCTTGAAGCGGCCGAAGAAATCGCTCGACAATTGCGTTTGAGAAATATTGGAGGCCTTGTCATTTGTGATTTTATTGATATGCGTTTTAGAAAAAATCAAAGAAGGGTTTTAGAACGTTTAAAAGAGTGTATGAAAGAAGATTCTGCCAAATGCACCATTTTAAGTATGAGTGAATTTGGTTTGGTAGAAATGACGAGACAAAGAGTTAGAGGCTCTCTTACACAAACAATTTATACTTCTTGTCCTTATTGCAACGGAAGTGGATTAATTAAGAGTCATGAAAGTATTTCTATTGAAATAGAACGAGGTTTGAAAAAAATTATTGGCTGCCATCAGCAATTTGCCTTAAGACTTGTTGTTCATCCAGAATTGGATCATTACTTAAATCATATTGATAAAAAGTATTTAAAAACTTTGGCTGAAAGTTTAAATGCACACCTTGACTTTAGCACAAGTGATGAAATGCATTTAAATGATTTTCATTTTTATTCTACGATCAATAATAAAAAAATTGAGCTATGACAACTTTTCGAGCAAGTGTTGCTAAAAAAATTACTGAGCAATTAATTTCTGCCCCTATTGCTGAGCAAATTCTACAATTTTATGATAGCTATAGAGCAGCGCTTGCTAATGACCTTAGATTTTTGCAGTTAGAGCCACTATTTTTTCAATTTCTCGATTTTATTCAAAATCAATGCCAATCTCCATATCCATTTAATGTTTACCATAAAGCTGAGATAACCCCCTTTAATTTCTATCACTTTGGATTGGATATCATTCGTCCTTTAATACAAATGGAAAAATCTAAGATTTTGGGTGAATTTAATTTAGAGCAACTTCTTTCGCAAATACAAGCCAAAGAAAATGTGATTTTATTTGGAAACCATCAAATTGAACCAGATCCCCAAGCCATAAGCTTACTAATCGAGCAAAAATCTCCTCAATTAGCCTTTAATATGATTTTTATCGCTGGTCATAGAGTAACAACGGATCCATTAGCCGTGCCCTTTAGTAGAGGTCGTAATTTAATTTGCATCTATTCTAAACGATATGTAGAAATTCCTCCTGAGTTAAAAAAAGAAAAACTGCTGCATAACCAAAAAGCTATGCATAAAATTGTACAGCTCTTAGAAGAAGGGGGAAATTGTATTTACTTAGCCCCAAGTGGCGGAAGAGATCGAAAAAATGAGCAAGGTCAGATAGAAGTCGCTCCTTTTGATCCCGATAGCACAGAAATGTTTTGGCTCCTTTCAAAAAAAACGGAACGCAAAACCCATTTTTACCCCTTATCTCTTTACACTTACCCCCTGCTTCCACCTCCCCAAATAATCAAAAAAACATTAGGTGAGTCTCGTTACACCACCACTACCCCCATCCACCTTTATATTGGAAATGAAATAGATATGCATTCTTTCCATGGTAAGGATCGCAAAGAGATTAGAATTCAAAGGTCTAATTATATTTGGGAACAAGTAAAGGAAAATTTTAAAACCTTAGAAAACATTTAAATTTCCTTTATTTAGTTTTAATAAACGTTCTTTAACATTAGCTCTTAAATATGAGATGTTTATGAGTAGTAATGTAAATCAAGTAAGTAGTAATCCCTCTACTTTAGTCCAGCATCCCCGACCACCTCATAAGGTTAGTTTGGTTGCAAAAAAATGTTTTGCAAAACTTGACTCTCTATGGAGTTATAGTAGCAAAATGGTTTTTGTAACTCGGCAAGTTTTGAATTTTTCTGCAAAATCTTTGAAGTATGTTTATAAAGAAATAAAGCTTGTTTCAGAACTTGTGGATGGAGTGGTTACTAAGTTAAAAATATTTAGCATTATTAGTGTCCCCTTTTCTGTAGCATCTTTACCAAGTCTTACCCGTTCTATTATAAAAAATATTAAGTGGAAAGATGTGGAAGGAACGGCTTTAGCTCTTTTAACCATAACCGTTGTACTATCCGATACCTTCGATAATATTACTACATTCGCCAATGCTTTATTAAAAACGATTGGACAAACAACTTTAGAATGGGTAGGTACAATTGCCTTGCCTTTGGCTTATTTTATGGTAATAGGTGGAAGCGTTTCTCGCTTTTATAAAATCCATCATATTCGCTTATTAAACAATGAATTAACGAAACTTCAAAATAAAGAAATCGATGTTCCTACTTTCTTAAAGAGAATTGGGTATGAAGAGGATGAAAAAGCGCTCGGGAAATTAGAGAGAAAGATAGGTTCGGAACTTTTGGAGTTAGTTAAACAAATTAAATCTTTACAAAGTGAGGAATCATTAAAACAACTAAAAAAAGGCATTGCAAAGCAACGGGCTATCCATATAGGTCATGTAGTCGCAAGTTTTGTGATGTTAACCGCATTTGTAATCCTTCAGTTTGTCCCAGCTATAAATTTTCTCGCTTATTTTTTGCTGGCTCTAAGTATGACAGTTAAATTTGGATTGCAACTTTATCAAGATCAGAAGAAAATTGGCAGTTAAAGAATCTCTATGTTTTTAATCGACTCTAATAAAGAAAAGTTCCCTTTCTTAAAATCTGAGTAAGATCCAAAAATTTGTTTAAGAGATAAGTTAAAGTAATTTCGATCTTGAGCTAATATCTTTTTTACAGGAAAGGAGAAAAAAACCTCTTGTTGCGTAGTATTGTATACACAAGACATTATGGTATATTTACTGGCTAATTTTTTGACGATTGCTAAAGCTTGCTGATTGTCTATATTTTTCCATTGTTCTTTCAATAAGTGATAAGCTTTGTCCGGTCCAGCTTCAATCCCAGGCACTGGCATATCCACCCAATAGACAGCATTTTCTTGTGGAAAATATTTTCCATATTTAAGGTCGTTTAAAATGGTCTGATCAATCATCTCATTGGCTAAATACCTTTTAAAAATATTATGGCCGAGAAAGCATAAATTTAAAGAATCTTTTTGATTAGCTGAGTCAGCAATAACGGCAAAATAGGCGTTGGTCCTTTTTACATTTTTGATATATTCAATAAATTCATTCGCATCTTTAGACAAACGCAGCGCATCATTCATATAATAGAATGTAGAAGTGCCTTCCATAGAATTGGGATCTTTTAAATTCGAAGAGCGAATGGTTCCAAAAGAAACCCCTTTTTCATTCATACCCCCTAAAACTGTCGGAACACCTGCATATGTTAAGCCAAAATAAGCTAGATCGACCCTTTCTCCTTTTTCATTTTGAGGAAAAAAAGTGCAAGCAAACGGATTATTTAAAAAGATAAAACGAAATGGATATTCTAAATTATTAATTTGATAAGTATCGTGTGTAGTTCCTGGAAAATTAACTCCAATTGTTGAGCAACAAGCGGCATCATTTAACTCTACATAAGCTAACATCATGGCAATATCTCTTTCATCTTCTACCGGATGTCCCCCATGCTTGCAACCATCTAGAAATCCTTGTAGTTCTAAAATTCTTTCATATCTAACGTTTGAATAAATAACTTTTGCTAAGGGCAATAGTTTTTCTTTATTTAATTTATTCCCTTCAACACCCAGTCCCACTTTACTGACAAAACGGTAAATATTGCGAATAAATACATTAAGATATTCTCCTAATGTAAACCCAACGGCATACCCTTTGTCATAATAAGTGCCTCCTATCACAAAAAAATGTAACGGATTAGCTTCGGTTTGTAGATTTTTATAATAACTGAATTTAGATGGTGAACTTACAGATTTAATGGGGGGTATCTCTAAAAATGTGGCTAAATCCATACGTACCTCTTTTTTTCTAAAACTATCTTTTTCAAACACAAAAGTAAAAAAAATTTTTAATTTATCTCATAAGGTTGTAGATTTTAGATAGATCAGTAAAATTGTTATAAGGAGCAAATATGGACCAAACACTGGCTATAAAGGGTGGTAAACCTCTTAGAAATAAACCATTTGCTCCGTGGCCCCCTTATGATCAAGACGAAAAAAATGAATTATTAGAAACTTTACAATCTAGAAACTGGGGAGGATTTCCCTCTCCTAATACAAAAGCTCAAGAATTTGCTAAAGCTTTTGCTGAGTATCATGGAGCGAAATTTGGAATCTGTGCGGCAAATGGCACAGTCACTCTTGAACTTATTTTAAAAGCTGCTGGGATAAAAGCTGGAGACGAAGTAATAGTTCCTTGCCTCACATGGCTTGCCACAGCTGCAGCGCCAGTTTACATCAACGCTGTTCCGGTATTTGTAGATGTAACAAAAGATAATCTTACAATTGATTGCGATTTAGTTGAAAAAGCTATTACCCCAAAAACCAAAGCCATCATTGCTGTCCATTTAGGAAGTTGCCTTGCAAATTTGGATCGCCTAAAAGAAATATGTAAAAAACACCAATTACTATTAATAGAAGACTGCGCTCATGTTCATGGCGCTAAATGGAATAACAAAGGAGTTGGTAGCCATGGAGATTTTGGAAGTTTTTCCTTTCAAAGTTCTAAACTTATGACAGCTGGTGAAGGGGGCATTATTTTAACTAATGATAAAATTTTTGAAGAAAAACTCCAATCACTTGTGAATTGTGGTAGGAAAGAACCTGGCTATAATTCATTTTCTGAAAACCTTTTTGGATACAATTATCGCATTTCCGAATTTCAGGCTGGAGTTTTACTAGCTCAATTAAAAAAACTTTCTCACCTTACTGCCTTGCGCGAAAAAAATGGTAAATTATTAAGTAAGCTTTTAGCAGAAATAGAGGGAATTACTTTATTAAAACAATATTCTCAAGTTACACAGCCAACACATTATCAGTTTGTCTTTAAGTATGACAAAAATGCATTTAAAGGTGTCGAGCGGAATAAATTTTTAATGGCTCTTAAAGCTGAAGGCGTTGATGCAGCGGGCGCATTCTATCAACCTTTACATGAATGGGAAATGTTTAGACCCTGTCCAAAAGAATGGCCTTCCTTAAAGAAAAGATATCCTCAAGGGATATCAGCCAATTCTGCACACACTCCAGTTGCTCACCAAGCAGCTTATGATGAAACGGTTTGGCTTCACTACCATTATTTAATTGGTTCTGAAGAAGATGTGCATGATATTGCGAATGCCATAAAAAAAATACAAAACAACATAGATCAACTTTTATAAGGTAGCAATGAAAAATGTCAATGTAGGTATTATTGGTTCAGGTTACATTGCTTCTATTCATTACGAATCTTATAAAGCCTTGAAAAACTGCACCATCATTGCACAGGCAGATAGCGATGTTGAGAAATACAAGCAATTTTCAAGCTGCGGTAGAACTGCACCTCATTTCTTTCAAGATTATAAAGAGATGCTCAAATTAAAAAATTTACATGTCGTCTCTGTTTGCATTCCAAATTTTTTACACGCTTGTGTTATTAAGGATATTTTACGCGCTGGCAAACATGTAATAGTAGAAAAGCCTCTTTGCCTTTCTTTAAAAGAAGGTTACGAAATAGCGGCCCTTGCTAAGAAAAAAGGGTTGCTCATTGGTTATGCTGAAGAATTATGTTATGTCCCTAAATACAATAGAGTAAAACAAATCGTAGATAATGGCGGCATCGGTAAGCCATATATGGTTCGACAATCTGAAAAACACAGTGGTCCCCATTCACCTTGGTTTTTTCAAAGGGATAAAGCTGGGGGTGGAGCTCTTATGGACATGGGCTGTCATTCCATTGAATTTTGCAGATGGATGTTTAATAAGCAGCCTGTAAAATGGGTTTTTGGCCATTGCGCTAATTATTTGCATAAAGACATAGAAGTTGAAGACCACGTAATTGCTACTTTAGAATTTATGGATGGATCCGTTGCGACAGTAGAAGCTAGTTGGGCATTAAATGGAGGTGATAATTCAGTTGCTACAGTTTTTGGCACAAGAGGTGTTATTTACGCTGATATGTTACAACATACAGGTATTGAGGTGTTTTCTTTAGATGGTTATCCAAAAATGGAAGGACATCCAGGGGATATTGGGGGTAAAAATAGTATCGGCTGGACTACACCTGATTTCAACTGGCTTTGGAATAACGGTTATCCTCAAGAAATCGCCAATTTTTTACAATGTGTTCGCAATGAGACAATGCCAAAAGAAAGTGTAGAAGATGGTTTAATTGTATTGGAAATAATTGCCGCTATTTATCTCTCAGCTAGAACTGGCAATCGCGTTTATTTGCCTTTAGAAAATAAAAACTTTGATTATCCATTTGAGCTTTGGAAGGCGCATTAATAAGCGCCTTCCCTTTTAACAATTATTGAACAACTGCTGCTGGAGCTCGCAACTGTTGTAGATTAGTTATTTTATTGTAATCAAAGGTATTTGTTTCCGGTATAACTCCTTTTAACAATATAGCTAATCGTCTTCGATTAGTACGCCCCATCCATTCTAGGGAAATCTTCACTAAATCATCGTATTGTAAAGATTCTAAGGATTGAATCATCTTATTTAGACGTTCAAAATCACCCTCATGCTTAAAGGCTAAGTTTTTGAGCAATTCACCCATTTCGGTTGAATTTTTTTGGGGTTGCTTTAATTGTTCTAAAAGACTCTTCTTAATATTATCAAACCGACTTAAAGACAATTCAAGAGGTATTTCTTGTAAAAAACGCTCAATAAAAAGTTCAAATCTAGAAAGTAAATCTCTCGTATCGTGTGTGTTTGATTGTATAGCAAAAATATTGAATAATTTTTTTTCAAATTCTTCCCCCGCTGATTTCACTATGTAGGCAGTTTGTTGCTTTGTGCGTAAATCACTAAAAAAGGGTTCTTCCATTCCTTGCATTAATACTAACTGAGCCGCTTTGTTTGAAAAGGAAAATTCGGGCCATTGTATCCCTAAAACCACAGCGTTACCTCTTACCTTGGTTTTTTGCTCAATATAAAAAGGGCCACCAGTTTCTGGAATATCAACAACTTGCTGTTTAAATTGTTCTTCTTTGGGGTAATGATCGTGAACTAACTGTTGAATTAAGTAATTCCCTAAATCATTTGCTTGAGATTCTTCCATGTTGCCATAGAAAAGTCCTTGAATATAGGTTTTTTGAAAAACCCCAGACACATATTTTGCGAATTTGTCGTAATCTAATTTACGTAAAGAATTTAATTTTTTCTTATCTAGAACATAGTCTTTGTAAATAGCATGTTTAAAAAGTTCAAATGCTTGCTTGATGGGAGGATCTTTTTGAACATTTTGATAATCTCTTAGCAATGACTGCTTGAAAATTGTGAATTTTTCTTCGTTTACTTGTAAATTTTTTAAAATACTAACAATTTCTTTAAACAATAAGTGTGCATTTTCACTATAACCAGTTATTTTAAAAGAAATTCCGTTATCAGTTCGCGCTATTTTGTAATCTAAGCCAGCAAGAGCCGCTTTATAACCATAGCCTATTAATGCATCTTCTACAAATTTAACAAGTAAATCCCCCACAACTAATCTTGAAGACTTGCCCTGCTGAATCAAAGGTGTTTTAATTTCAGCATACCAATAAATTTCAGGCTCTTGAAATTGATCATCTTTGGCAAAATAAATTAATCCTGTTTGGTTATCTATAAGTTTTTGAACATTAGGTAGTAATTCTTTATTTGTTTTTTCTCCGATTACATTCAATTCTTTTGGAATAAATGGGTTAGGAGTTGGTATAAAAATATTTTTATTCGTACTTATCGTTTGCCAACTTTTTAAAAGTTCTGGATTAATCGGTTTAATAGCATATTCAACTCCCATCCATTTTTCTTTTTTCTCAGCTTCTATATTTAAAGCGTTAAAAGGAGCCTGTATATAAAACCGAGCATGTTCCGGGGTTAAGTAATTAACCAAGTTGTTGATATCATTTAATGAAAATTGACTAGTTATAGAAGATTGTTCTGGAAAAGAACTTAAAGGCTCTTCTTGAAGTATCATCGCATCTCGCATAGCTTTACTAAACACATCTTTTCGTTTTTGGTATTGATACTTCAATTTTTCCATTGTTTGCATTTCTTTAAAAAGATACTCAGGATAGTTATTTTCCTTAAACAATGAAATTGTTTGAAAAATGTTTTGGATGACCTGATTGATGCTTTGTAAACCTTTGTCCGTTAGGTCTATTGATAAATACATCATTCGATCAAAATTGCTTTCCGGTATTACACCACATTGCAATCCTTCAGCCAATCCTTGATCTTTTAAGTAATGTAGCAAACTTCCTTCACCCTCATGACCTAAAACATAACATAAAACATGAGATGGTTTGGTTAAATTTTTGGCGCCTATATTATGTGGCAAATTCCAAATAATCGATAATGTTCTAATATTTTTTAATGGCTGAACATAAATAAATTTACCTTCTGTTTCTTTTGCGTCTATTGGTATTTGAACTGGAAGGGACGTTAGATTTTTATTTTTTATAGCACCGAAGTCATTAACAGTTAGTTTAATTAACTCATCTAATGGTTTATTAGATAAAACGATAACTTTCATTACGTTAGCACTGTAATGTTCTTCATACCATTTTTGAACGGTTTCTCTAGAAATATTTTTTAATGTAATGCTATTCCCTATGCTAAAGCGGTTATTGGGATGGATAGGCTCACCAATTTCTTTCAATACTTGAAAAAGGCGAAAATCATCATTTTCGTAATTTTTAGCAAATTCTTGATCAATTGCGTTTAATTCTCTCGAAACTCCCGATTGATTAAATAAGGGATTTTTAAAAAAACTGGAAAAACGATTTAAGGCACTAGCAAAGGCTTCATTATTTACAGAAAACATATAAGCTGTGTAGTCATTGGCAGTAAATGCATTTGTTAGCCCCCCATTCTCAGAAATGAAACGCATATATTCTGCTTCGTCAGGATAGTCTTTTGTACCTAAAAAAAGTAAATGTTCCGTAAAGTGAGCCATTCCAGGATATCTTTCCGGATCATTCCAGCTTCCAGCTTTTACGGTTAAAACAGCTGAGGATTGATCTGTTTTTGGATCTGAAATTATGAGTGCTTCTAGTCCATTATCTAGTTTAATTTTTATTCTTTTTTGCTGTTCAAATGTTTGATTCAATAATGGAAGAGTAGCTTTGTCTTCTATTACAGTATACCCCTTTTCATTTCCTAAGACTTCGACGTTGGTAAAAAAGATAAAGGATAATAATAGATGCCCTAAAATTTTCAAAGGTAGTATTTTCATAAAATCCATCAACTTAAAAGTTACTAAACGAATCATTTTAAATATTTTAAAATTTAAGACGTATAAAAAAGTTTTAGAAAAAGAATTTCTAATAAATATCCAACTATAGCCCCCATAAAAATAAAAATGGCTAGTAAAATTGAAAAAATTATCCATTCCCATTTCTTCTTAAAAAATAAAACTTGTCTCCACCATTCACTTTCCAATTTACCAAGAAGCCTATCCTTTAGCAAATTCCAAACACTAGAATCTACATCCTTCTTAACTTCTGGTAGAGTTGTCTTAACCTCCTCCATCAAAGTTTGCTTTACCTTATTTGAAAATTGCCCTGTAAACAAAGTTGAACCCATAGGAATTTTATTTTTTAAACCACTTATTAGCTTTTCAATATAGTCATTTAGATAAGTAAAAAAGTCTTGATGAGAAGAGATATAATCGACTAAATTAGCTATTTCTTTTTTTGCTTTGGATTCAAATAAATCACGCGCTTTGCCTTTAATAAATCTCTTTACCTTTGCTAAAATCCACGCATAGAAAAAAATAAGAACTAGCCAAAGAAATAATCCGATAATTGCACCTATTAGTGCTCCAATAATATTCATAATTTAGAGTAATTGTATGTTATATAAAGATACTGTTGAAAATCATATTGCTAGAAATGAAAAAAAAATACGAGAAATAGAAATTGAAAATGAACAATTGCAAAGATTAGAAGGAGAATTGTTTAGCGATTTAAATGTAACACCTAAGCAAATTCATACTTTTTTAGCCGATCAAGAGCAATTTTCCTTAAAAAATTTGTTGCATATTGAAGAACAAAGGGAAGATTTAGAAAAAAAAATAAATCGTTCCATAGCAAATGTATCAAATGTCTTAGAAACAAAAAAATCTATTGATCAAAGAAAAGAAATAGGAAAGCACGGACAACATTGGTTATTTGTAAAATAGTTTGAAAATGGAGCAAACTTCGAGTTATTTATTATAACTGCCTTGGCACTCGTCTATTGCCTTTTGTTAAGCGTGTCCATTTCAATCCGTTAGCATTAAATTGACACGGTAAAAAAATAGAGGAGTGCGAAAGTTTAAGCTATAATTTTTTTTTAAGTCTTAATCGTTCATACAGTTATAAACTAGTATGATTTAGCAATGATGACATCTAAAGTTGCCTTTTCACCAGTAAAAATACATTTTCCTTCTGTATTTCTTTGCACGGTTGGTATGCAACGAATGGTTACTTTAGCTTCATCCAATAGTTGCTCTGTTTCTGGCTTGCCGCACCATTTTGCTAAAACAAAACCTGAATTCTTCTCAAAGAAAGATTTTAATTGCTCAAGATTTTCAATGTTTTCATGAATATTATCATCACGAAATTTTTTAGCCTGAGAATAATAGTTATTTTGTATTTCTTCAAGCGCTTGCAAAATATGATGACCTAATTCATCGATAGAAACTTTATTTTTTTCCTTAGAAGACTGGTCCCTTCTAGCTACCATTACACTGCGATTTTCAATATCGCGAGGACCAATTTCAATCCTTATGGGCACACCTTTTTTAATCCATTCCCAATTCTTTTCTCCCCCTCTTCTATCCCTTTTGTCGATATGTACTTCTAGAGAATTTCCATAAAATTGTTGTTGTCTTAATAGGTTTGCCACTTCTTCTGAAAATTTAAAAACCGCTTCTTCTAATTCAGGCTTTGGAACAATCGGAACAATTACTATGTGTTTCGATGCTATACGCGGAGGGACACGTAAGCCATCATCGTCTCCATGGCACATAATCATAGCCCCAATCATTCTGGTCGTTACACCCCAAGAAGTTGTATATCCATATTCCAATTGCCCATCTTTATTCGAAAAACGTATATTAGAAGCTTTAGCAAAATTTTGCCCTAAATAGTGAGAGGTACCAGCTTGTAAGGCTTTACAATCTTGCATCATAGCTTCAACCGTGTAGGTATTTACAGCTCCCGGAAATCTTTCACCAGGTGATTTTTCCCCAGTAATAATTGGTATTGCTAATACATCTTCTAAAAAAGAGCGGTAAACTTCTAACATTTTTAACGTTTCTTCTTGTGCTTCTTTTTCTGAGGCGTGGACAGTGTGTCCTTCTTGCCATAAAAATTCGGTCGTCCGTAAAAAAATCCTTGGTCGCATTTCCCAGCGTACCACATTAGCCCATTGATTAATTAAGAGAGGAAGATCTCTATATGATTCAACCCAGCGAGAAAACGATTCTCCTATAATTGTTTCAGAGGTAGGCCTTACAATTAAAGGTTCCTCTAACTCACCACATGGGATTAATTTTCCATTTTTTTCTTCAAGGCGGTGATGAGTAATTACTGCGCATTCTTTTGCAAAACCTTCTACGTGCGCCGCTTCTTTTTCTAAATAACTTACAGGAATAAAGAGGGGAAAATAAGCGTTTTGATGCCCTGTATCTTTAATTTTTTTGTCTAATTGTCGTTGAATATTTTCCCAAATTGCATACCCCCAAGGTTTGATTACCATACATCCCCTAACTGGAGAATTTTCAGCCATATCGGATGCTTTTATGACTTGTTGAAACCATTCTGGAAAGTCTTGTTCTCTTGTAGGAGAAATAGCTGTGCGCTCGCTCATTGTACCGCCCGTTATAAATTAAGATAAGATTTTAGCTACTTTCTCTTTTTTTTTAAATTGCAAGATTTTCATAGTCTAAATCGGAATAAAATTATCATTTACATCTTTGAGTATTAGTACTATAGTAAATATATGGAGTAAATTCATTTTTACTCTAAATTCATTAGCAAAGAGGTGCGTGTATGAAATATGCTAAGTTGCTGGGAAGCACATTAGCCGCTTCTCTCGCGTTGAGCTTTGCTAGTCTACAAGCTTTAGAAGTGATGGAAGGTACGCATACCAAGGATGTAAAAAATACTGGGATGCATACAAA contains these protein-coding regions:
- the rng gene encoding Ribonuclease G, producing MDEILLNIESKEIRYAHLKNGQLHTLIVERKKERQLTGNIYKGRVKNILHNIQSAFIDIGEEDNGFIHISDIIENTKKFEQVYDMDFDLDYDIKKMDEKQTQTTDIEEMMKIDQFVLVQVVKEPIGSKGARLTSNISIAGRYLVLLPNSSHRGVSRKIEDRAARERLKKLIRAFEMPQDMGLICRTASCGATQEMLIEEATDLLNIWNGIVDSFQKTNEPSLLYAESDLIKKATLTAVDKKYDRILVDDYNVHQACKRIYSRYAHEHPLRIDYYRDKIPMFERFNVEREIEKTLRRKIWLPSGGYLFFDRTEAMHTVDVNSGRSTNDKTDVEESLVRINLEAAEEIARQLRLRNIGGLVICDFIDMRFRKNQRRVLERLKECMKEDSAKCTILSMSEFGLVEMTRQRVRGSLTQTIYTSCPYCNGSGLIKSHESISIEIERGLKKIIGCHQQFALRLVVHPELDHYLNHIDKKYLKTLAESLNAHLDFSTSDEMHLNDFHFYSTINNKKIEL
- a CDS encoding Acyltransferase, which gives rise to MTTFRASVAKKITEQLISAPIAEQILQFYDSYRAALANDLRFLQLEPLFFQFLDFIQNQCQSPYPFNVYHKAEITPFNFYHFGLDIIRPLIQMEKSKILGEFNLEQLLSQIQAKENVILFGNHQIEPDPQAISLLIEQKSPQLAFNMIFIAGHRVTTDPLAVPFSRGRNLICIYSKRYVEIPPELKKEKLLHNQKAMHKIVQLLEEGGNCIYLAPSGGRDRKNEQGQIEVAPFDPDSTEMFWLLSKKTERKTHFYPLSLYTYPLLPPPQIIKKTLGESRYTTTTPIHLYIGNEIDMHSFHGKDRKEIRIQRSNYIWEQVKENFKTLENI
- the btrR gene encoding L-glutamine:2-deoxy-scyllo-inosose aminotransferase, whose protein sequence is MDQTLAIKGGKPLRNKPFAPWPPYDQDEKNELLETLQSRNWGGFPSPNTKAQEFAKAFAEYHGAKFGICAANGTVTLELILKAAGIKAGDEVIVPCLTWLATAAAPVYINAVPVFVDVTKDNLTIDCDLVEKAITPKTKAIIAVHLGSCLANLDRLKEICKKHQLLLIEDCAHVHGAKWNNKGVGSHGDFGSFSFQSSKLMTAGEGGIILTNDKIFEEKLQSLVNCGRKEPGYNSFSENLFGYNYRISEFQAGVLLAQLKKLSHLTALREKNGKLLSKLLAEIEGITLLKQYSQVTQPTHYQFVFKYDKNAFKGVERNKFLMALKAEGVDAAGAFYQPLHEWEMFRPCPKEWPSLKKRYPQGISANSAHTPVAHQAAYDETVWLHYHYLIGSEEDVHDIANAIKKIQNNIDQLL
- the ycjS gene encoding putative oxidoreductase YcjS, which translates into the protein MKNVNVGIIGSGYIASIHYESYKALKNCTIIAQADSDVEKYKQFSSCGRTAPHFFQDYKEMLKLKNLHVVSVCIPNFLHACVIKDILRAGKHVIVEKPLCLSLKEGYEIAALAKKKGLLIGYAEELCYVPKYNRVKQIVDNGGIGKPYMVRQSEKHSGPHSPWFFQRDKAGGGALMDMGCHSIEFCRWMFNKQPVKWVFGHCANYLHKDIEVEDHVIATLEFMDGSVATVEASWALNGGDNSVATVFGTRGVIYADMLQHTGIEVFSLDGYPKMEGHPGDIGGKNSIGWTTPDFNWLWNNGYPQEIANFLQCVRNETMPKESVEDGLIVLEIIAAIYLSARTGNRVYLPLENKNFDYPFELWKAH